From the genome of Chloroflexota bacterium:
GGTGGGGCTTTTCGTGTTCCCGCCCGCGGGCATCCTCATCGGGCCTGTCGTCGGGGCGGTGGCCGGGGAACTCATCGGCGGGAAGAAGGGCGGCGAGGCGTTCAAGGCCGGCCTGGGGGCGCTGTTGGGCACCGTCGGCGGGGTGGCGCTCAAGTTCGCGGCGGCCATCACCATGATCGGCCTGGTGGCGATTTCGGTGTTCCTGTAGCGCCGGTCGGGCCAGCGCCCACAACCCCGCGCCGCGAAGTCCGCCGGCGCTTTTCCGTTCTGCGGCGGGCATGACCAGGCACTGTAACCGCGAATAACGCCAATCCGCGCGAATGAGGAACGGAGCGCGGCACTTTGGGAAGTCCATTCTCCACTCGTGTAGATTCGTGTTATTCGTGGACAGCGAGCGTAGGGCAGGTTTCCATACCTGCCCTACGCATCTGGGGGTCTATTCTCTTCCCCATTCGTGTGCATTCGTGTGATTCGTGGATGGCTCTCCGTCCCCGCCCGGCAGTCCCCACGCCCAGCACCGCGCCTCGCCCAGGCCCCATTGACCTGCAAGGCAATCGGTGGTATAACATCTGCGGCGGAGCGCATCGGGGCGGGGGAACGATCCCCCGTGCGCCGCCCATTCCGGCGAGAGCGAGCAGCGCGTGTGAGCATTCGGGACTGGTGGGCCAGACTGTCGGAGCAGCAGAAGAGCGTGTACCTGTTCCTCGTCGCGCTCATCCTGTTGACGCTGCCCTGCTACTGCCTGGGGTTCCTGGCGCTCCAGTTCTCCTCGCCGGGACCCGTTCGGCCGACGGCCACGCCGACGAGCACCGCAGCCGTCAGCCCCACCGTAACGGCGTCGCCGACGCCCACCGTTCCCACGCCCAGCGCATCGCCGTCGGCCAGCCCCACCGCGTCGGCCACGCCCACGCCAGAGCCATCGGCCACGCCCACCCCCACGCTCACGCTGTCGCCCACGCCCACGGCCACGCCGACGCTCAGCCCCTCGCCCACCCCCGAACCCACGCCCACGGAGGGGCCTACGGAGACGCCCGCGACGGGGCTACTCACGCCGGCGCCGACCGCGCCACCCGATGCGACGCCAACGACCCTATGAGCCGACTGCGCTGGATATGGACGACCGCGAACGATTCAGGCGAACGCTGCTGCTAATCTTGGTGGGGTTCATCCTTCTGTTGTACCTGCTGGGCGCGTTGAGCCTTTGGGCGCGAAGGCGATTCCTGCACACCCCGCCCGCGCCGTCGGCCGTCGTGAGAGTTGAGACAGCGTGCCCGAACGCCTGCAAATTTGTTTTGACATAGATGCACTTCGGGGTATAATGGCCTGGCGCGCGCCAGCGCAGCCCCACGCGGCCGCAAGAGCCGCAGAAGGTTGAGGATAGAATCGTGGATTGCAAAGCGTTTCTTCAGCGTTTGTCGGAGGCCGCCGGGCCTTCGGGCTACGAGCGTGCCATCCGCGAGTTGGTGGCCGAGGAATTCCGGCGCTACGCTCACGAAGTCCAGATGCACAAGATGGGGAGCGTCATCGCCCTGCGCAGGGGCGAGGGCCAGGAGCCGCGTCGCCGCATCATGCTGGCCGGCCACATGGACGAAGTCGCCCTGATGGTCAGCAAGATAGAGGACGGATTCCTGCACGTGGCCCAGGTGGGTGGCCTAGACCCGCGTATCCTGCCCGGCCAGGAGGTCATCGTGCACGGGCGCAGGGAACTGCCGGGGATCATCGGCGCGCGCCCGCCTCACGTGCTGGCCGCCGAGGAGCGCGACAAGGTCATCCCGCTGCACCAACTCCTCGTGGACGTGGCGTTGCCGCCCGACCAGGTGGAACAGTGGGTGCGGGTGGGCGACCTGGTTACGTTCCGCCGCCCCTTCATCCCGCTGCAGAAGGACTGGGTCGCGGGCAAATCCTTTGACGACCGAGTGGGCGTGGTGGTTGTGGGCGAGTGCCTCTCCAATCTCGCCGAACGCTGGAAGCACAACTGGGACGTGTACGGCGTGGCCACATGCCAGGAAGAGGTTACCTTCCTCGGCGCCATCACCACCACCTACGGCATCCGCCCCGACATCGGCATCGCCATTGACGTTACCTTCGGCGCCATGGGAGATTCCGGCGACGGAGACACGTTCCAGATGGGCGGGGGGCCGGCCATCGGTTTCGGGCCGAACGTCCACCCGAAAATCTACGAGA
Proteins encoded in this window:
- a CDS encoding M42 family metallopeptidase, whose product is MDCKAFLQRLSEAAGPSGYERAIRELVAEEFRRYAHEVQMHKMGSVIALRRGEGQEPRRRIMLAGHMDEVALMVSKIEDGFLHVAQVGGLDPRILPGQEVIVHGRRELPGIIGARPPHVLAAEERDKVIPLHQLLVDVALPPDQVEQWVRVGDLVTFRRPFIPLQKDWVAGKSFDDRVGVVVVGECLSNLAERWKHNWDVYGVATCQEEVTFLGAITTTYGIRPDIGIAIDVTFGAMGDSGDGDTFQMGGGPAIGFGPNVHPKIYEMLVETAKKLEIPYQVEPLPRGSGTDAWAMQVSREGVPTGVIGVPLRYMHTPVETVCVADIERAGRLLAAFIAGLDESTMEQLTPRLDADG